Proteins encoded in a region of the Leishmania panamensis strain MHOM/PA/94/PSC-1 chromosome 15 sequence genome:
- a CDS encoding hypothetical protein (TriTrypDB/GeneDB-style sysID: LpmP.15.0620), with amino-acid sequence MSQAATAAPVPPPPEEPLTYPITFSRLAEEDSQSQPRTAAATSSPSLRQISIFSALHWLLPIYELAEWLPKTAEQHTRKSGEDKSSSAAVINSGNRSASGAAADFSVHFDTIPHDDVRSALRLLPVFEKFFVEGRKVIPQHTDLCYFIESFTLPTPKGPKVITRSKVEGDHRAIHQPSHTSSTPGAAGAITKTTVTNSTAYFSLLPGHNHFLLYYEEREKLQHFTYLQLDQLRFAWVAVKELLEESKVINLNDGSLTGFAKRDLRKNNTASPFCLLPSAQAAAAAESAASNDKGASSSSSGGGGAVVGRGGGNARLHQGTSGNVITAPSKEAMEEKKRIQQMRFVREELENECQRRWPYTPVAKSCIFSVEERIEVELPADALEQLGLVGAHNTKNSKHGDRRGPRYYLATVELPLLNKKGGAARFKAPRWWNNRRDAESAAAEATLMALRSMKA; translated from the coding sequence ATGTCGCaggctgcgactgctgcgccagTCCCACCTCCGCCAGAGGAGCCGTTGACGTACCCCATCACGTTCTCAAGGCTAGCGGAGGAAGACTCCCAGTCGCAGCCTCGGACCGCCGCGGCAACGTCCTCGCCCAGCCTTCGGCAAATATCGATCTTCAGTGCGCTGCATTGGCTGCTGCCAATCTATGAGCTCGCCGAGTGGCTCCCGAAGACGGCTGAGCAGCACACCAGAAAGAGTGGGGAGGATaagagcagctccgccgcagtCATAAACAGTGGCAACaggagcgccagcggcgctgctgcggactTCTCTGTCCACTTCGACACCATCCCGCATGATGACGTCCGCTCAGCCCTGAGGCTACTCCCAGTCTTTGAGAAATTTTTCGTTGAGGGCCGAAAAGTCATTCCGCAGCACACGGACCTGTGCTACTTCATCGAGTCCTTTACCCTGCCAACGCCGAAGGGACCCAAAGTCATCACCCGCTCCAAGGTGGAGGGGGACCATCGCGCCATCCACCAACCCTCCCACACGTCGTCGACtcctggcgctgcaggagccaTAACGAAGACGACCGTCACCAACAGCACGGCGTACTTCTCCCTTCTGCCCGGCCATAACCATTTTCTTCTCTACTACGAGGAGcgcgagaagctgcagcacttTACCTACCTGCAGCTAGACCAGCTACGATTCGCGTGGGTCGCTGTCAAGGAGCTACTCGAAGAGAGCAAGGTGATAAACCTCAACGACGGAAGCCTCACAGGGTTTGCGAAGCGAGATCTCAGGAAAAACAACACCGCATCGCCGTTCTGCCTTCTCCCATCCGCccaagcagccgcagcagcggagagcgCGGCGAGTAACGACAagggcgccagcagcagcagcagcggtggtggtggcgccgtcgtcggccgcggcggtggcaacgcACGCCTGCATCAGGGCACGAGCGGCAACGTCATCACCGCCCCCAGCAAGGAGGCaatggaggagaagaagcgcatccAGCAGATGAGGTTCGTGCGCGAGGAACTGGAGAATGAGTGCCAGCGTCGTTGGCCGTACACGCCAGTCGCGAAGAGCTGCATATTCAGCGTAGAGGAGAGGATCGAGGTGGAGTTGCCGGCTGACGCTCTGGAGCAGCTCGGCCTGGTCGGCGCACACAACACGAAGAATAGCAAGCACGGCGACCGCCGAGGGCCGCGCTACTACCTCGCCACCGTAGAGCTTCCTTTGCTCAACAAGAAGGGTGGTGCTGCCCGCTTCAAGGCCCCACGGTGGTGGAACAACAGGCGCGACGCCGAGagtgctgcggcggaggcgacgctgATGGCGCTTCGTAGCATGAAGGCCTAA
- a CDS encoding hypothetical protein (TriTrypDB/GeneDB-style sysID: LpmP.15.0650) has translation MSSSSIPREDSQGLQRASVSPVVTPTMSPATIQPQHQQQQQKSVKPAVTMNSPIMNTGTAPRLLFTWDPYRNVSPSPGSTGTATSGAAAKPPEEEVVEEGRLASSIGGCSTTSSLNNNTNVGAETPAGVTSTTRGTNNSALPSPPATTGGARPPLTISALLGGAVYPNRGSPPPSATKASLSQQQQQILHQSPLSEACIAPGSALSTPSGPVLKRIPTSAKDGRQYFLDYSPNPMANSGSPAALAAGGMPNLMLPPNLSPVTVTSPSVPAPSQQRLQSPAGLEMLDLDGNSSANIAPQAVPLMSPPRSSSSNAGSYQSYGAVPTANSHSVLSATPLPPMGSMSQHNPYRTPSIFYATAHNTSPTAQQQQSHVLPHQDIDDNDTDLVYALESDPSAFIIRLLPPPPPLPELARVLTVPGVVQSLCARWCAYVAAVLKSDAFAAITAAPPPPPSSVTMSREGSNGSTREELTAWYETAVDWWEKLEQEGTGAVDVRAKSRTVAAAVEAVASGRSRRPPSQSTGGNPNSGRYHPQGGVGASGYRGRGGRGAGGGGYHAGMSAYGYASNTTGHRGDAHPRGGSATAAGGMATGTHNTGAAATAYRGGRGSGGGGASYNYDAAMSGGDTQHDIPDEMGPAMHCNTACYPSSNFNPYAESWHFSGTTGMATGVQPQQQQQPMHSSYVKGGRPSSQHPHQQQRGYGAMNM, from the coding sequence ATGTCCTCCAGTTCCATCCCGCGGGAGGACTCGCAAGGGCTCCAACGTGCCAGTGTGTCGCCAGTGGTCACTCCCACCATGTCTCCTGCTACTATCCAGccacagcatcagcagcagcaacagaaaTCCGTGAAGCCGGCTGTGACGATGAACTCACCGATCATGAACACTGGTACAGCACCGCGGCTGCTCTTCACGTGGGACCCGTACCGCAATGTGTCTCCCTCGCCCGGCAGCACTGGCACGGCCACTAGTGGGGCTGCTGCTAAGCcaccggaggaggaggtggtagAGGAGGGTCGCCTGGCGTCCAGCATCGGCGGCTGCTCCACAACGTCCTCATTGAACAATAACACAAACGTTGGAGCCGAAACCCCTGCCGGGGTGACCAGTACGACTCGTGGCACCAACAACTCTGCGCTCCCGTCGCCTCCCGCTACCACCGGGGGTGCGCGGCCCCCGCTGACCATTTCGGCGTTGCTCGGAGGAGCGGTCTACCCCAACCGAggatcgccgccgccctcggcGACGAAGGCGTCTCtgtctcagcagcagcagcagattcTGCATCAGAGTCCGCTCAGCGAGGCCTGTATCGCGCCAGGGTctgccctctccaccccgTCTGGCCCAGTGCTGAAGCGCATTCCCACCTCTGCGAAAGATGGCCGGCAGTACTTCCTGGATTACTCGCCAAACCCAATGGCCAACAGTGGCTCCCCTGCTGCCCTTGCCGCTGGTGGCATGCCAAACCTAATGCTGCCACCAAACCTGTCGCCCGTTACCGTGACATCGCCATCCGTGCCAGCGccgtcacagcagcggctccaGTCTCCTGCAGGGCTGGAGATGCTCGACTTGGACgggaacagcagcgccaacatCGCTCCACAGGCAGTGCCGCTCATGTCGCccccgcgcagcagcagcagcaacgcaggCTCGTACCAGAGCTACGGTGCTGTCCCCACTGCAAATAGCCACAGCGTCCTCTCAGCTACTCCGCTGCCACCAATGGGCAGCATGTCGCAACACAATCCGTACCGCACCCCGTCAATCTTCTACGCGACCGCTCACAACACATCGCCgaccgcgcagcagcagcagtcccaCGTATTACCGCACCAGGACATCGATGACAACGACACGGATCTTGTGTACGCCCTCGAATCAGACCCGTCTGCCTTCATAATACGCTtgcttccaccaccaccgccgctgccggagctgGCGCGCGTGCTCACCGTGCCTGGCGTAGTGCAGTCATTGTGTGCGCGGTGGTGTGCGTACGTTGCTGCAGTACTCAAGTCTGACGCCTTCGCGGCCATCACGgccgctccgccaccgccgccatcttCCGTGACTATGAGCCGGGAAGgaagcaacggcagcaccagGGAGGAGCTCACTGCGTGGTACGAGACGGCGGTGGACTGGTGGGAGAAACTTGAGCAGGAGGGCACCGGGGCCGTGGATGTACGAGCTAAGTCTCGGACggtcgcagcggcagtcgaAGCAGTTGCCAGCGGTCGCTCGCGTCGGCCGCCGTCGCAAAGCACAGGCGGCAACCCTAACAGTGGGCGCTACCACCCCCAgggcggcgttggcgcgaGCGGGTATCGTGGTCGTGGGgggcgcggcgctggcggtggtggctaCCACGCTGGCATGAGTGCCTACGGGTACGCCTCCAACACAACTGGCCATCGCGGCGATGCCCACCctcgtggcggcagcgctactgctgctggaggcatGGCAACAGGTACCCACAAcactggcgctgccgcaacCGCCTACCGTGGCGGACgaggcagtggtgggggtggtgcgAGCTACAACTACGACGCCGCCATGTCAGGAGGTGATACTCAGCACGACATTCCTGACGAGATGGGCCCGGCCATGCACTGCAACACCGCCTGCTACCCGTCCTCGAACTTCAACCCGTACGCAGAGAGTTGGCACTTCAGCGGCACCACTGGCATGGCGACGGgtgtgcagccgcagcagcagcagcagccgatgCATTCGTCGTATGTAAAGGGGGGACGGCCTTCATCACAGCacccgcaccagcagcagcgcgggtACGGCGCCATGAACATGTAA
- a CDS encoding hypothetical protein (TriTrypDB/GeneDB-style sysID: LpmP.15.0630), with translation MEPGVHPQPHPNASFYSPYSQSTSSSQQYPQIRTDTTMVSSINSSCAADLGSKSASAAVAPSRSGSLYGGLRIATPHSPVTGTVHQPTPTQAQQSHTPHQRTSPKGMPSQHRFAMWNTSMTCSSSEDAGNLGLHRSFSTPNEAHGSQHQNFHGQHPQQHRQTKALPPSFERPSSELMDTVSRSLNTHNDPELEGLPPMRPDDEDEDEMEGHPGGVVKAAGHATTLYSKGFLIATTSSIKDSPVSCGDGGDNTCILRHLHDGEEQQPPRDDGEASVSQTSQSRGPTASSSTGISHRLLTVEEINERRRASWVASHSVSQVQSAVACPAPGDDARSEKRPGDPLKSAHSTNNLSTESGISKDSRPAHRQLTKEEADQLFAQCQQQRAAAAAKNITAPQQQQHGLSSSLANAANNSNQSGVIHSSASDSTKPWLLSGDDSRAHCFHPTPTFRPPVTSANTVGSGGNTATKPMTFEWLRGTSGGVGASGTGFFAESTVHPWPGVNAWRDSNVAGSSSTVNVSAAMASCFGTTGVPAGDVGSSGDFKVSMGTLAGASQAPGGPSTSGFAWLPNTLSWTPQNQQQAQHQRAVFSFVPSAPPQVGPVSGATNAVTWGYSPIAVGLSGSGLPSSSHAYLPSLPAAAGLQGLSQERIEECIHHCDMQLGQLRQEREQLLQELQRRLHAAADGEQQQRLQQQQHQHTHSASWPGALGPNAATISNSIVDIATARPAIPPRGAVTAGARAIGGGGSTFGQGPLWNCFGDLVVDGNVMTNAFPRGPDDTREPPGLCVDPIMEVDSEECLGRTPTAAADHRQLSSSGSATTGGPAHQAAAGSRFTGERPGGLCRRRAEAGSQRNSSGGNSKNGVSSLAGLEATKSSAGGGGHSTNRCSHDNTPQEQKYLQTDPFSMYMHNKKLATTGGMAAPISSKASAAQ, from the coding sequence ATGGAGCCCGGTGTCCACCCCCAACCCCACCCGAACGCTTCCTTCTATTCCCCCTACTCGCAGTCGACGTCTTCGTCGCAGCAGTACCCGCAGATCCGCACAGACACAACCATGGTGTCATCCATCAACAGTTCCTGCGCCGCAGATCTGGGAAGCAAGTCCGCCTCGGCAGCTGTCGCTCCGTCGCGCAGTGGGTCGTTATATGGGGGCCTGCGCATTGCCACTCCGCACTCGCCGGTAACAGGGACCGTCCATCAACCGACTCCCACtcaggcgcagcagagccacacaccacaccagcGCACCTCCCCTAAGGGCATGCCCTCGCAGCATCGCTTCGCCATGTGGAATACCAGCATGACCTGCTCCTCGTCTGAAGACGCCGGCAATCTGGGCTTGCACCGATCCTTCAGCACCCCGAACGAGGCCCACGGAAGTCAGCATCAGAATTTTCATGGACAgcatccgcagcagcaccgccaaaCCAAGGCGCTTCCGCCGTCGTTTGAACGACCCAGCAGCGAGCTCATGGACACCGTCTCGCGCAGCctcaacacacacaacgacCCTGAGCTGGAGGGACTTCCGCCAATGCGCCctgacgacgaggacgaggacgagatgGAAGGACACCCTGGCGGGGTGGTGAAAGCGGCTGGACACGCCACCACACTCTATTCAAAAGGCTTTCTGattgccaccacctcttccatCAAGGACTCGCCGGTGTCAtgcggcgatggcggtgacAATACATGCATTCTGCGGCACTTGCACGACGGGGAGGAGCAACAGCCGCCACGCGATGACGGCGAGGCAAGTGTCAGCCAGACGAGTCAGTCGCGCGGCCCTACGGCGAGCAGCTCCACGGGCATCTCTCATCGCCTgctgacggtggaggagatcaACGAGCGGCGTCGTGCGTCGTGGGTGGCAAGCCACTCTGTATCACAGGTCCAGTCCGCTGTGGCCTGCCCGGCCCCTGGCGACGATGCCAGAAGTGAGAAAAGGCCAGGGGACCCACTGAAAAGTGCTCACAGCACCAACAACCTCAGCACCGAAAGCGGCATCAGCAAAGACAGTCGACCAGCCCACCGGCAGCTAACTAAGGAAGAGGCCGACCAGCTTTTTGCTCAGTGCCAGCAACAGcgggctgcagcggcagcgaaaaACATaactgcgccgcagcagcaacaacacggGCTGTCGTCATCACTGGCGAATGCCGCTAACAACAGTAACCAGTCTGGGGTCATACACTCGTCGGCTTCGGACAGCACTAAACCCTGGCTCCTCTCTGGCGATGACTCGAGGGCGCACTGCTTCCATCCAACACCCACATTTAGGCCGCCAGTGACCAGCGCCAACACCgtgggcagtggtggcaaCACGGCGACGAAGCCCATGACGTTCGAGTGGCTGCGAGGCACCAGTGGCGGTGTTGGTGCCAGTGGCACGGGCTTCTTTGCAGAGTCGACGGTTCATCCATGGCCTGGCGTAAATGCGTGGCGCGACAGCAACGTGGCTGGTAGCAGCAGTACCGTCaacgtcagcgccgccatggcTTCATGTTTCGGTACGACAGGAGTCCCTGCAGGAGATGTTGGCTCTAGCGGTGACTTCAAAGTCTCTATGGGCACCCTGGCAGGAGCAAGCCAGGCACCTGGAGGTCCTTCCACCAGCGGCTTTGCATGGCTACCCAACACCTTGAGCTGGACCCCACAGAACCaacagcaggcgcagcaccaacggGCGGTTTTCTCCTTCGTCCCTTCTGCACCACCGCAAGTGGGTCCCGTCAGCGGCGCTACCAACGCCGTCACCTGGGGTTACAGCCCCATAGCAGTGGGCCTCTCTGGTAGCGGCCTGCCCAGTAGCTCACATGCCTatcttccttctcttccagcggcagcgggacTACAGGGGCTGTCGCAGGAGCGAATCGAAGAGTGCATCCATCACTGCGATATGCAGCTGGGGCAACTCCGGCAGGAgcgggagcagctgctccaagAGCTGCAGAGACGCCTACATGCTGCGGCAGACGgcgaacaacagcagcggttgcagcaacagcaacaccagcaCACCCATTCTGCGAGTTGGCCCGGCGCACTCGGCCCCAACGCCGCCACAATTTCAAACTCTATCGTGGACATAGCTACAGCCAGGCCAGCAATCCCGCCACGCGGAGCCGTGACTGCGGGGGCGAGGGCcatcggtggcggtggcagcacgtTTGGGCAGGGCCCTCTTTGGAACTGCTTTGGTGATCTCGTCGTGGACGGGAATGTCATGACGAACGCCTTCCCGCGCGGCCCCGACGACACACGTGAGCCCCCAGGCCTGTGCGTGGACCCCATCATGGAGGTGGATAGCGAGGAATGCCTGGGACGTACcccaacagcggcagctgacCATCGgcagctgagcagcagcggcagcgcgacgaCAGGGGGACCAGCTCACCAGGCGGCAGCTGGCAGCCGCTTCACCGGTGAGCGCCCTGGCGGTCTTTGCCGTCGCCGTGCAGAGGCTGGAAGCCaacgcaacagcagcggtggcaacagcaaaaaTGGGGTGTCCTCCTTGGCCGGTCTTGAGGCAACAAAGTCCagcgcaggaggtggtgggcaCAGCACCAACCGCTGCAGCCATGACAACACACCGCAGGAGCAGAAGTATCTGCAGACGGACCCCTTCAGCATGTACATGCACAACAAGAAGCTTGCCACTACCGGTGGCATGGCGGCACCGATCAGCAGCAAGGCTTCTGCGGCACAATAA
- a CDS encoding hypothetical protein (TriTrypDB/GeneDB-style sysID: LpmP.15.0640) produces MPTIPQYIACFTLLYADPEVKEQHQYLQPLYGLTADDDPPSPLRHQRESSQDASGNSLSNSCSLISQDDVPGSIAGSQQTTCLGEPATQRQKHSRTTSGVLPQKINSAGFKTYGGSEEQSAPGAAPAAAPIRPPRRVDHVGLSLYPDLSTAIVGPQPVFGGAAVSAAAAATPTTSPSPAAMGGSVPPPYLFASNGLPMLASIVDADALQQLQDARRPYPAPQPRSGQVLLSCPKRGSLIMFGGLGDAPFNDVWEYDVRTGRWAELPCVSATEEEEEEQLVVHHQQQQQRSHARHSGARRLEDRHAATSIGTLTTSSSSDDENDDDSADDVCDDGDEEGRRAAAQHQWQRQQRRNMPLPAYGQAASLYQNAKGETCMAVLGGISVGDICCSGFFSLNLDRLTWRRVQTTIPLFNMWGATAQTLYAPRRTSVPYAATADEACEDEEGSGTRAKAEEQVVVLFGGMTEEGEVVRPVTHLFHFDHRLTAAEIEADPDMYLKSIEYEKREYARIMRHVLLEEDMVGSSTTTGDNERGSSIETRCRHWREAHPDTLARWRRRALEKMVGKYWAEYLRGPEDLHGRRRSTSAAYKRHFMYIFGGRDDFYFYNDLWCLNLITRTWVQVREGVPSHWLRSFLAEPHNPMHGILINDRGTQLRQDTVMKTEAKLLHNSSNGTINPMLRARDVHHALFASSLNSSARARTGACMVADVQRDCLYVYGGFSYTGQQHLTFFDLHAFYIGENVWRRVCICRERPWEVMIDATADVVSVVHPAEEGRAYARHASSPLPAGAGGQTSDSGASPLPLTLMGYAARYLQGDLPTTASVKATVVAASLAPPLAPRGSRASRTSNTHSVSGTCGGCFRLPAFVPEARTMAAMVEDPVHPGARFFLHGGRSGEEACGDFFELRTYVGRPVDMEYMKLHRAAREEEATVSAPTRSLAGLNTSAPPSASLGNPPATSMTTPSLAAADAASMQAPGLAAADVARLQPHSRRQLQRQLVNAALEAQEAFEDIPAAHYSSIADAAPLPRRTLRDAATLWIRDGLAAVDPKSLMFVELRYGHALVNLRTHIHYLSRLSLLEGGGGGGEGSRATEPGERDSTATAAATGVSHTSFEVNDALNSRTGTLVGTGGGISASSNLPTPMQLESMDGHLKRSARSLELLLYDVLLSRLNNNGSGAGGDCGGSASNAACHRRTCSSIYIPGSDPTTSPYTRGATTDTLHEVRETFPSQPASVVSGSPGTSPRSVTPLSTSPQVQIMSGVQYSTPRSPQALGMSFSDNNGGPTQQLLSTSFPSQGSNPTLLSVRNARASSSAVTSRSSSICGSGSAGGGGAGASTCGPASRGATPANQYGYHVLLRSLFHHEPFYKPCYPTDKKR; encoded by the coding sequence ATGCCCACAATTCCACAGTACATCGCCTGCTTTACGTTGCTGTACGCCGACCCAGAGGTGAAGGAACAACATCAGTACCTACAACCCTTGTACGGTCTCACTGCCGATGACGatccgccgtcgccgctgcggcaccaaCGGGAGTCTTCGCAGGACGCTTCTGGGAACAGCTTGAGCAACAGCTGTAGCCTGATCTCACAAGACGATGTGCCGGGTAGCATCGCAGGCTCTCAGCAGACCACATGCCTGGGAGAGCCGGCGACACAACGCCAGAAGCACTCGCGGACCACCTCCGGTGTCCTACCGCAGAAAATAAACTCGGCCGGCTTCAAGACCTATGGAGGCAGTGAAGAGCAGTCAGCGCCAGGagcggcaccagcggcagcgccaatTCGCCCTCCTCGGAGAGTTGATCATGTAGGGCTCAGCCTCTACCCCGACTTGTCAACGGCCATCGTCGGCCCTCAGCCAGTCtttggcggcgccgcagtttctgccgccgccgcggccacccccaccaccagcccCTCCCCAGCTGCGATGGGGGGCAGCGTTCCACCACCCTACCTGTTCGCCTCTAACGGCTTACCAATGCTCGCGAGCATCGTTGATGcggacgcgctgcagcagctgcaagaCGCGCGTCGCCCTTACCCGGCCCCGCAGCCGCGGAGCGGACAGGTCTTGCTCTCGTGCCCCAAGCGCGGCAGTCTTATCATGTTCGGTGGCTTGGGTGACGCCCCCTTCAACGATGTGTGGGAGTACGACGTGCGAACAGGTCGCTGGGCAGAGCTGCCTTGCGTCTCTGCcacggaagaggaagaagaagagcagtTGGTGGtacaccaccagcagcagcagcaacgatcGCATGCGCGGCATAGTGGTGCCCGCCGCCTCGAAGACAGGCACGCGGCCACCTCCATCGGCaccctcaccacctccagctcctcaGATGATGAGAACGACGATGACAGTGCTGACGATGTGTgcgatgacggcgacgaggagggcaggagggctgcggcgcagcaccagtggcagcggcagcagcgtcgcaaCATGCCGCTGCCCGCCTACGGTCAAGCCGCCTCGCTCTACCAGAACGCGAAGGGCGAGACGTGCATGGCCGTTCTCGGCGGCATCTCCGTTGGGGACAtttgctgcagcggcttcttctccctcaacCTCGACCGCCTCACGTGGCGGCGCGTTCAGACGACAATTCCGCTTTTCAACATGTGGGGGGCCACGGCGCAGACACTGTACGCACCACGTCGCACCAGTGTGCCCTACGCCGCAACCGCGGACGAGGCGTGTGAGGACGAAGAAGGGAGTGGCACCCGCGCCAAGGCGGAAGAGCAGGTGGTGGTTCTCTTTGGTGGGATGacagaggagggcgaggttGTTCGCCCCGTGACGCATCTCTTTCACTTCGATCACCGCCTCACGGCGGCCGAGATCGAGGCGGACCCGGACATGTACCTAAAAAGTATCGAGTACGAGAAAAGGGAGTACGCCCGCATCATGCGCCACGTGCTTTTGGAGGAAGACATGGTCGGCTCCTCCACGACAACAGGCGACAATGAGAGGGGCTCCAGCATCGAGACGAGGTGTAGACACTGGCGTGAGGCGCACCCAGACACGCTCgcacggtggcggcgacgtgcgCTGGAGAAAATGGTGGGCAAGTACTGGGCCGAGTACCTCCGGGGCCCAGAGGACCTGCACGGGCGTCGCCGCTCCACAAGCGCTGCTTACAAGCGCCATTTCATGTACATCTTTGGAGGCCGGGATGATTTCTACTTCTACAACGACCTCTGGTGTCTGAACCTCATCACGCGGACCTGGGTGCAGGTGCGGGAAGGGGTGCCGTCGCACTGGCTTCGCAGCTTCCTGGCGGAGCCGCACAATCCCATGCACGGCATCCTGATCAACGACCGCGggacgcagctgcggcaggatACGGTCATGAAGACAGAAgcaaagctgctgcacaactCTTCAAACGGCACTATCAACCCGATGCTCCGCGCCCGAGACGTGCACCACGCCCTCTTTGCGAGCTCGCTGAATAGCTCTGCTCGGGCACGCACCGGCGCCTGCATGGTGGCGGATGTGCAGCGGGACTGCCTCTATGTGTACGGCGGCTTCTCCTACACaggccagcagcacctcaccTTCTTCGACCTCCACGCTTTTTACATCGGGGAGAATGTGTggcggcgcgtgtgcatcTGCCGCGAGCGTCCATGGGAAGTGATGATTGACGCCACTGCGGACGTCGTGAGCGTCGTGCATCCAGCGGAAGAGGGCAGAGCGTATGCGCGTCACGCCTCATCGCCTTTACCCGCAGGCGCCGGTGGGCAGACAAGCGACTCTGGGGCGTCTCCGCTGCCCCTTACGCTGATGGGCTACGCTGCTCGCTATCTTCAGGGCGACCTCCCAACAACCGCCTCCGTGAAGGCAACGGTAGTggccgcctctctcgctccccctttGGCGCCGCGCGGGTCACGGGCGAGTCGGACGTCGAATACCCACTCGGTCTCCGGCACGTGCGGCGGCTGCTTCCGCCTGCCAGCCTTCGTGCCAGAGGCGCGCACGATGGCAGCCATGGTAGAGGATCCGGTACACCCCGGCGCACGCTTCTTCCTGCACGGCGGCCGCTCTGGTGAGGAGGCCTGCGGCGATTTCTTCGAGTTACGGACGTACGTCGGTCGCCCGGTGGACATGGAGTACATGAAGCTGCATCGAGCGGCccgggaagaggaggcgaccGTCTCGGCGCCCACACGCTCTTTGGCAGGCCTGAACACCTCGGCGCCACCCTCGGCCTCATTGGGTAACCCTCCCGCAACCTCCATGACGACACCGTCCCTGGCCGCGGCAGATGCGGCGTCAATGCAGGCTCCAGGGCTGGCTGCCGCCGATGTCGcacggctgcagccgcacagTCGTCGTCAGCTCCAGCGCCAGCTGGTCAACGCTGCACTCGAGGCTCAGGAAGCGTTCGAGGACATTCCTGCAGCGCATTATAGCTCGATCGCCGACGCTGCACCACTCCCGCGCCGCACACTGCGCGACGCCGCGACGCTCTGGATACGTGATGGGCTGGCGGCTGTAGACCCTAAGAGTCTCATGTTTGTGGAGCTACGCTACGGCCACGCTTTGGTGAACTTGCGCACTCACATCCACTACCTCAGCCGGTTGAGCCTGCttgaaggcggcggcggcggcggcgaggggaGCAGGGCCACAGAGCCGGGTGAAAGGGATTCGacagctacagcagcagcaacaggtgTATCACACACATCCTTCGAGGTCAATGACGCCTTGAACTCTCGGACAGGCACACTGGTTGGCACCGGAGGAGGCATCAGTGCTTCGTCGAATCTGCCGACGCCGATGCAGCTTGAGAGCATGGACGGCCACCTGAAACGGTCCGCACGGTCACTGGAGCTTCTCCTGTATGATGTGCTGCTCTCGAGGCTGAACAAcaatggcagcggcgcaggaggcgatTGTGGTGGGAGTGCCAGTAATGCCGCATGCCACCGTCGCACGTGCAGCTCCATTTATATTCCAGGAAGTGACCCAACGACGAGTCCGTACACAcgcggcgccaccacagACACGTTGCATGAGGTCCGCGAGACGTTCCCATCGCAGCCCGCCAGCGTTGTTAGCGGCAGTCCAGGCACGAGCCCCCGTAGTGTCACACCACTCTCCACGTCTCCGCAGGTTCAGATTATGAGCGGCGTGCAGTACTCCACCCCACGCAGCCCGCAGGCGCTGGGCATGTCGTTCTCCGATAACAACGGTGGGCCGACGCAACAGCTGCTCAGCACATCGTTCCCATCGCAGGGCAGTAACCCCACACTACTTAGCGTACGCAACGCTCGAGCGTCATCGTCCGCCGTGACAagtcgaagcagcagcatctgcgGTAGTGgcagtgctggcggcggcggtgcaggcgcTTCCACGTGCGGCCCCGCCAGCCGTGGTGCAACTCCAGCAAACCAATACGGCTACCACGTGCTCCTGCGAAGCCTTTTCCATCACGAGCCATTCTACAAGCCCTGCTACCCAACTGACAAGAAGCGGTGA